The proteins below come from a single Halostagnicola larsenii XH-48 genomic window:
- a CDS encoding DUF7532 family protein yields MHFDQRTQRALRDVGLETADLREASAAVVDAVEADAEALESFFEAHETVYSDMDMAHSSDEYPEHAVDYLDLMTHADEMRGWLRFDSWGVYVEDGRILGDDHVELTLGPTIDGRVRFASDRDTLR; encoded by the coding sequence ATGCACTTCGACCAACGAACCCAACGCGCGCTTCGAGACGTCGGCCTCGAGACCGCGGACCTCCGCGAGGCGTCCGCGGCCGTCGTCGACGCCGTCGAGGCCGACGCCGAGGCGCTCGAGTCCTTCTTCGAGGCACACGAGACGGTCTACTCCGATATGGACATGGCCCACTCGAGCGACGAGTACCCCGAACACGCCGTCGACTATCTGGACCTGATGACCCACGCCGACGAGATGCGCGGCTGGCTCCGCTTCGATAGCTGGGGCGTCTACGTCGAGGACGGGCGGATCCTCGGCGACGATCACGTCGAACTGACGCTCGGGCCGACGATCGACGGCCGGGTCAGATTCGCCTCGGATCGCGACACGCTCCGATGA